In the genome of Ureibacillus sp. FSL W7-1570, the window TAAATGTTCCGAATACGTTTTCTCTAAAATCCCGCGGTTTTCCAGTTCCAAAGCATCGGCAAGCAAATCGTTGACGCCGCCTTCCGCCACATCCAGATTTGTATGGGCGGCATATACCGCAATATCGTTTTTCAACAGCTTTTCGTAAAGTTTGCCGCTGGGCGTGTCCGTTCTCAAATTGGACAACTTTCTGAAGATGGGCGGATGGTGGGCAATAATGAGTTGGCATCCTTTTTCAATCGCTTCATCGGCCACCGCTTCATTCACATCAAGAGTCACCAGCACTTTTGTGACTTCTTTGTTTAACGTGCCGATTGCAAGGCCGATCGGGTCATTTTCCATGCATGCCAATTTCTTAGGAGCCCAGCTTTCAAAAAGCTGAATAATCTCATTCCCGTTCGCTTTTTTCATGGTTTCAATACCTCCTCCACTAATGCAACATGATGAAGCAATTCTTCCCGTTTCGCAAGAATTTCGGGCGTTTGGTCGGCTTTTTCCAGCGATTGGAGCACTTTTTTCATATGTTGCACTTCATTCGTCCATTTTTTCACGAAAACGTCCGACTTCTCCCGAATCAATTCTTTCCCCATTAATATCTCCGCTTCCGTCAACTCCATTGGCCCCCGCTCAAGCACGAGGATTTCATATATTTTTTCATCCTCTTCCACAATGGCTTCATCAATGATTTTCCATTGATGCGCCAATGCCCATTGACGGATCAATTTTGCATGAATGTTCGGTTGCAATATGAGGCGCTGGATGGATTCAAGTTTTTCCGGATTCTTTTCCAAAATGGAAACGATTAACGATCCGCCCATTCCTGCAATCGTGATCGTATCCACACCATCACCGCTTTCAATGGCTGCCAATCCATCGGCAAGTCTTACGGTAATTTGATTTTCCATCCCTTCTTCTCTCACTTTTTTCAGCGCGGACTGGTATGGTCCATCCACCACTTCTCCCGCAACCGCTTTCTGTACAATGCCTTTATGAACCAAATAACACGGCAAATAGGCATGGTCTGAGCCGATATCTGCCACGGTTGCTCCTTTCGGTACAAAGGAAGCAACGGTTTCGAGTCGTTTGGAAAGATTTTGTGCATTCATGATGTACCCGCCTTTTTTGTTAATTTATAACTCTCATTATATAAAAAAATAAACCCTTAGTCGCCTACTTTAGCAACTAAGGATTTATGTAATTATTCTAATGAACTGATGTACTCGGCGATTTTTTTGGCTTCGTCGCCAGTTTTCATTCCTGGAGTCATTGGAGTTCCTTCGATACCGTTTTCAAGAACGTCCACGATACGATCCGCATCAAGTCCAGCGATTTGAGGACCCATGCCACCTTTCAAGTCTTGGCCGTGGCATCCAATACATGTTTGAACTAATGCTGCACCATCGTCTGCAGAAGCATTATCTTCCGTAGTTGTCCCCTCTTCAGCATTTTCATTTTGTTTTCCGACACCGTCTAAAGACAAGAAGAAGATAAGTGCAATACCCAATGCCATTATGAGGATATAAGGAACAATCGGGTTATTTTTCATGTGTCTTTAACCTCCTTATAATTCATCAATGCTATAAATGATAGAATATAGTCAACAATCATTATTGTACTTCATATTTTACAAAACGAAAAGACCTAAACAGAAAGTTTTACAAGGACTGTAACAATTTCGACAATTTTTCACAATTTTGCCTTTTATTTTATTTATCATTTTTCTCTATAACACGTTGGATTTTTATTATTTCCGTTTCCGCAAAAATTATATTACCAAAACAAAATGAAAAACGTTCTTTTTATTGTAATTATAGGAAAAATAGTTGATAACCAATGATGATCAACAATCCCAATAGACCCGAAATCTTGAAATACAAAAGCTTCAGACGGATTCCCGTGATGGTCCACATAAGAGAGTTGGCGATCAATAATGAATATAATACAATATTATTATTTTCAAAATAAACCAGGCTCACTTTGACGGAAATCCCAAAAATCAGGAGGGCCGCCGCCACTTGCAATATTGGTGCGATCAAATCATGCTTTTTCGCAAATTGATAAGAATAGATGATAAATAGAATCGCTATACATCCCGCAATCAATGCGGCAACAAAAAAGTAGGAGGTCATGAGAAAAAGAAACACCAATAAGGCAACCGTTAACAAAATCAACAACAAAGCGATGATCCTTTTTTTACGCTTTTCCTTTTCGATGATCGACTTTTTATAACTGACATCTTCCTGCTGTTTGATATCTTCCCCTTCGGTATAAAGCTTCAATAAAAAGTCGCAATATTGTTCCGGCAACAGCTTATTTTGCTTCCAAAATAAGATTTCGTTCAAAATGATTTGCTTCTTAGGATTTTCCATATAGTTTCCCCGAAATGATAAATTATTTATCTATATTTTATCTTATTTTCTATATTCCGGCATCCATAGAAAGTAATAAATCTCTATGAAAATTTAAAAAAGTTTTCATATAAAAAGGCACCCAATAAGGGTACCTTTGGCTGCAATTGATGAAAATGATTACTCCAAGAAATCTTTCAACCGTTTGCTGCGGGATGGGTGACGCAATTTTCTTAAAGCTTTTGCCTCTATTTGACGAATTCTTTCACGTGTGACGCCAAACACTTTACCTACTTCTTCAAGCGTGCGTGTGCGGCCATCATCCAAACCGAAGCGAAGACGGAGGACATTCTCTTCACGATCTGTCAATGTATCCAATACATCTTCGAGCTGCTCTTTCAATAATTCGTAAGCTGCATGGTCAGCCGGTGATTGCGCGTCATGATCTTCAATGAAATCGCCCAAATGGGAATCATCTTCTTCACCGATCGGCGTTTCCAAAGAAACCGGTTCTTGCGCAATTTTTAGGATTTCGCGGACTTTTTCAGGCGTTAAATCCATTTCTTCCGCGATTTCTTCCGGAGTAGGTTCGCGGCCCAAGTCTTGCAATAATTGACGTTGAACGCGAACTAATTTATTGATGGTTTCAACCATGTGAACAGGGATTCGGATTGTTCTCGCCTGATCTGCGATGGCGCGTGTAATTGCCTGACGAATCCACCAAGTCGCATAGGTGGAGAATTTAAATCCTTTGCGGTGGTCGAATTTTTCAACCGCCTTGATTAATCCCATATTTCCTTCTTGAATCAAATCCAAGAAAAGCATTCCGCGGCCAACATAACGTTTCGCAATGGAAACCACCAATCGCAAGTTCGCTTCTGCAAGTCTTTTGCGAGCCTCTTCGTCACCTTGCTCAATGCGTTTTGCCAATTCCGTTTCTTCTTCGGCAGTTAATAAGTCGACACGTCCGATTTCTTTTAAATACATTCTGACAGGGTCGTTGATTTTCACACCAGGAGGAACGCTTAAATCATTTAAATCAAATTCTTCTTCCAATTCTTCTTGTTTAGCGATTGCTTCTTCTTCGAATTCTTCTTTACCTTCCACCCGAATATCATATTGGCTTTCCAGTTCTTCTGCAAAGTGAAAGATTTCTTCAGGTTCCAATTCAAATGGTTCCAGTTTTTTAGAAATTTCCTCCATGGAAATTCCATCATTTTTTGCCTTTTCTCGAAGAAATTTTTTCGCCTCTTCCAAATTCTTTTCCAAAATCTCTCTTGAACGTTCTGACAAATTGTCCGCCATAAACCTTCCTCCTTATAAAAAACCAATGTCAATCAAATCGCAGATAAAGTTCTTTTCAGTTCAATTATCCGTTGCAAGAGTTCCAAAGCTTTTTTATGCTCATGCATCCGTTCGGCTTCCTGGGAATCATGCATGAGTTTTTCTATCTCAAGCTTTAATCGATGTTTTTTCAGTTGTTTTAAAGAATCTTGAATTTCAGCTTCTTTAAACTCCGGATCGCGTTCAATCAACGCCGCTTCCATGACAATTCTCCGGAGTTCGGGATCATCCAGCATTTCCAAGAAACGTTGATAATCCGAAGCGCCATATTCTTCGTAAAAGCCGATTAAACGGACAAAAGCCGCAATGTATTCATCGTGTACAAAAGGTTGTGGTTCTTCACTGCGCAATATGTTGTTTACCACTTCCATATCAAATAGCATATGTGACAAAAGCAATCTTTCTGCACGTTCCGTCGCATTTAAATTTTTGGGTTGAATTGGGCCATTTATTATTGTATTTTTCTGTTCCGCTCGTTTATAATTTTTAGCGAAGTCAGCATCTAATTTTCTGAATTGTGCGTAAATGGCTTCTTCTGAAACCTTTGTTTCTTTCGCCAATTCTTTTATATATAAATCACGTTCAACAGGTGATGTTCTACCGACAAGCTGTTCGAGTACTTCCTGAATATATTGCAATACATCATTTTCAAATTGGAAATTTTTATTGCGACGTGCGTACATCATCATGAAAGACATATAGGCATGTGGTCTTTCAATCATCTGAACGAAGGATTCCGGACCGAATTTCCGGATATACTCATCCGGGTCCAATTTGTCAGGCAGTACGACAACTTCGACCTCCATCTGCTCATTGTACAGCAACTCCGAAGCACGTTTGGCAGCTTCCCATCCGGCATGATCACCGTCATAACAGATAACAACGTTTCGAACTAAGCGTTTCAGCCTTGTGATATGCTCTTTCGTCAAGGAAGTGCCCATGGTGGCCACGGCATTGTCAATACCTGCCTTGTTTGCAGCGAGTACATCCATAAATCCTTCCATCAATATTGCTTGGCGCTTTTTTCGAATCGAAGCTCTGGCCTTGTCCAAATTGAACAGAACTTCGCTTTTTCGGAAAATTGGAGATTCGGGACTATTTAAATATTTTGCTTCTGATTCTTTCGGCTCAAGTATACGGCCTGAAAAACCGATCACCTTTCCAAATTCGTTGCGAATCGGAAACATGATGCGGTCCCGAAACCGGTCAAAATAAGTATGGTCGTTTTCCCGTTGGATAATGAGTCCGCACTCGACCATTTCATCCGGTGAAAAACCTTTGCGCTGCAAAAGCACCGCCACCGAATCCCAATTTGGCAATGCATATCCTATACCATTGGATTCGATATCTTCCCTCGTAAATCCTCTTTTGAATAAATAATTTAACGCTTTTTCACCATCTTCTGTGTTCAACAATAAATGATGGTAGTATTCAGCAACAAATTGATGGGCATTCAGCATGTTTTCTTCTTTTTTTGAATAACGGTGAATGCGGTTGTCCATACTTTGGTTCTGGATATCTATATGTATGCCGATGCGTTCTCCCAGTTTCGATACCGCTTCGGGAAAGGATACATTTTCGATATCCATGACAAAGGTAATGACATTTCCACCTGCGCCACAACCAAAGCAATGGAATATTTGTTTGTCTTCGGAGACAGAAAAAGAGGGTGTGTTTTCGTTATGGAATGGACATAGCCCAAACCAATTCCGGCCTCTTTTGGTCAACTGGATATATTCGCTGATGACATCGACTATATCCGACTCTGTCCGAATTTTTTCAATCAATTCTTCAGGGATTTTATTAACCAATTCCCATCACCAACTTTGTTGCTAAATAACAAGATTCGATAAAAAATTAAAAATCCCTTTAAAAAACGACACAAAAAGTTAATTTTTTTAAAATAATTGTTAGAAATATTTTTACCCCAATTTTATCATTATAAAACATTCTTCAAAAAAATTCTATACCATAATTAAAAAAAACGCAAAAAAACCTCCCTGGAAATTGGAGGTATCACTTATTTTTTAACCGTTCCAATCTTTCAATGATGTCATTGGCCGTTTCTTCCACCGCCTTATTGGTAACATCAATGACTTCACAGCCCAATTTTTCGACCACTTTATAAAAATAGGCGATTTCCTTTTCAATCCGGTCTTTTCTTGCATACATTGCATCATCGCTTAATCCCAATGCGATCAATCTCTGCTTCCGGATGACATTCAGTTTTTCGGGGGAAATCACCAGACCGAAACATTTTCTTGGATCCACTTGGAACAATTCTTCCGGCGGTTCGACTTCAGGGACGATTGGCACGTTGGCCACTTTATACCGTTTATGGGCCAAATATTGGGACAACGGGGTTTTGGATGTTCTCGAAATACCGATTAATACGACATCGCTCAATAAGATTCCCCTTGGATCACGTCCATCATCATATTTTACGGCAAATTCGATGGCTTCAACTTTTTGGAAATAGTCCTCATCCAATTTATGAACAAGGCCGGGTTCTTCCCGCGGCGATTCCTGGAGCCTTTTACCAAACAATTCGATGATAGGTCCCAATAAATCGATGCAATCAATATTCAATTGACGGCACAATTCAAGCATCAATTGGCGTTTTTGCTTTTCCACAAGCGTAAAAGCGATGATTGCATTTTGCATCACCGCGATTTCGACAATGTTTCTGATATGATCGTCGCTTGATATGTGCGGAAATCTTCGGATGATTACGCCGTCAAAATTCGGCCGAAATTGGGTGGCAGCCGCTTTTACCACTTGTTCGCCCGTTTCTCCAACAGAATCAGATACGACAAAAATTTTTAAGTTTTTCAAATTCGCACCTCTTACAAATCATTCGTTTCTGCCAAGGAAATAAAAGCTTTTGTGATATTCGTCTTTGTCAACCGGCCGACAATTTCCAGCCCGTCTTCCCTTTCTTCCACAACCGGCAACGAATCCACTTGCCGATCGATCAGTTTTTTCGCCGCATGCACAAGGGAATCATTTTTGTGGCAATAAACAATATTCGGCATTCTGGTCATAATAATATGAACAGGGATTTTTGTAATCGCCTGTGTCCCGATGCTTGTACGAAGCAAATCTTTTCTTGAAAGAACCCCTTGCAAGCGGGATTTTTCATCCACCACAAATAATGTGCCGACATCTTCCAGGAACATTTGGCAAATGGCATCATAAGCGGTCATATTCTCGGAAACGACAACCGGCATTGATTGAAAGTCTTTCACTTTCAGATTCATCATGGACTCTGTAACAGAGGCCAGCGTTTTCTTTCCTGAATATATATAGCCGACTCTGGGTCTGGCATCTAAAAACCCTGCCATCGTTAAAATCGCCAAATCCGGCCGCAGGGTTGCGCGGGTTAAATTCAATTGTTCAGCTATTTTTTCCCCGGTGATTGGACCTTTTTCTTTCACGATTTGGAGAATTTTATCTTGACGTTGATTGAGTTCTATTGGACTCACCGCCTCAATTAGTGTTATACTTTTACTCAAATATTATATACTATTTTTTTAATAATTGCTAAGAAAAGTCCTACATGATAAAATAATGTCACAACTGAATGGTCAAAATACTATATTAATATATCGAAGGCGATGACAGGACTATAAGTATCTTTTCAACCAACAGCGAGTAGGGATGGTGAAAGCCTACACGAAAAGAGAAACGGCATCCTGGAGCCATGTTCCAAAAAAGAGGGTTGTATTTCTTCTTCAAGAATACAATCAATCGGGGTGGAACCGCGGGTGTAACGTTGGAATCAAGCACTCGTCCCCGGGCGTATTGCCCGGAGGCGAGTGCTTTTCTATTTATTATCAATGAAAAAAATATAAACAATTAGGAGGAACAAAAATGGCTGTTCAATCAATGGAAACTATTGTAAGTTTAGCAAAACATCGCGGATTTGTATTTCCGGGTTCCGAAATATACGGAGGTCTTGCCAATACGTGGGATTACGGTCCGCTTGGTGTGGAACTGAAAAACAATATTAAAAAAGCATGGTGGCAGAAATTCGTACAAGAATCACCTTATAACGTGGGGCTTGATGCCGCAATCCTCATGAACCCACGCACTTGGGAAGCTTCCGGCCACGTGGGCAATTTCAATGACCCGATGATCGACTGTAAGCAATGTAAAGCGAGACACAGAGCGGATAAATTAATCGAAGCGGCCGCTCTCGAAAAAGGCGATGAAATTGTGGTGGACGGTTTATCTTTCGACAAAATGGAAGAAATTATGAAGCAATATGATGTGCATTGCCCGGATTGCGGTGCGCAAGATTTTACAGAAATCCGCCAATTCAACTTGATGTTTAAAACGTTCCAAGGGGTAACGGAAAGTTCCGCCAACGAAATTTATTTGCGCCCTGAAACAGCACAAGGGATTTTCGTCAACTTCAAAAACGTACAACGTTCCATGCGCAAAAAAATTCCTTTCGGTATCGCGCAAATCGGTAAATCATTCCGTAACGAAATCACACCGGGGAACTTCACATTCCGTACCCGTGAATTCGAACAAATGGAATTGGAGTTCTTCTGTAAACCAGGCGAAGATTTGGAATGGCAAAATTATTGGAAAGAATTCTGCAAAAACTGGCTCTTGAGTTTGGGAATGACCGAAGCAAATATCCGCCTTCGCGACCATTCAAAAGAAGAATTGTCCCACTATTCAGCAGCCACAACGGATATTGAATACAAATTCCCATTCGGCTGGGGCGAACTTTGGGGTATTGCCGACCGTACCGATTACGACTTAAAACAGCATATGCAATATTCCGGCGAAGATTTCACATATGTGGACCCTGTTACAAATGAGCGTTATGTACCATACTGCATCGAACCATCCGTAGGGGCAGACCGCGTCACATTGGCGTTCCTATGCGACGCTTATGATGAAGAGGAACTGGAAGATGGCGACAAACGAACAGTCCTCCGATTCCATCCGGTCATTGCGCCATTTAAAGCGGCTGTTCTTCCACTATCCAAAAAATTGTCAGAAGAAGCAACTGAAGTTTGGAACGAATTGCGCAAGTACTTCCCAGTGGATTATGATGAATCCCAATCCATCGGTAAACGCTATCGCCGTCAGGATGAAATCGGTACACCATTCTGCATCACTTACGACTTTGATTCAAAAGAAGACGGCCAAGTGACGGTTCGCCACCGCGATACAATGGAACAAGTGCGCATCCCGATTGCGGAAGTGAAAGCTTATATTGAAAAATACTTGCAATTTTAATGAATAAATAGGGTTGTAAACTTTAGAGCAAATGGAGAGGCGATGCCTTTTCCATTTGCTCTTTTTGTTATTGAAAAGTGAATGGCTGGGCCAATCCCGACTCTTTGCCAGCTTCTATGGAGACTTCCCCCTTGCTTGCAACGTGTGCAATGAATGCAGCTCCCTTTTGTTGAATTTACCAAACTATCAGAATTATTTGAATTTATAGTGTTTATTTTTTCCTTCTTTTGTATAATGAGAAAAAGCGCTGTTTGCATTAGGGGGAGTCAACATGCTGTTTCATCAATTAATACCTTCAAAAAAAGTGGAAATATCCGAAACGGGGGACTGTTTCGGCCAATTGCGGGAGATGGTGGCAACAGTTTTCAAAAGGGAAGTTCCGTCGATTAATAGTATGAGCCATTTACTATATCACGCGAATATAAAAATTCAACAATATGCCCAGGCAGCCGAATATCATCGGAAGCGGATCGACTTGTCCACAGCGGTCGGCCTTTTCCATCAAGAAGCCTATGAAATTGCATTAAAAAAAGGCCATCAGCTTCAACGGCTGATGGACAGTTATATTCTGCTCCATATCGAGGAGGAACGGGAAAACGTCAACCACCGCCTGAGGCTGGTGGATGATAAAATTGAAAAACTATTTATGGAATATCAAAATAAAGATAACTTATTGCCAGAGCTGGAAGAAAAATTTTGGCAAGCTTTCAAAGAAGATTTAATCCCGATTTTGGCTGAGCTGAAATAAATCAAAAAGGCGTCATGATTCGACGCCTTTTTCGTGTTCATCGTTTTTTTGGAGCGACAGCAACGATTCCGATTTCTCCAGCTGATCAATAAACGAACGGGATTTCAAGCGCATCCCCGTCTGTTCTTCATAAATGGTGGTCACAATCATTTTAATAAACCGCTTCGTTTCACGCTTCAACTCCAACTTTCCGATTTTTTCAATCGGCACATTTGCGAACATGCGGATCAATTTGACCTGGGTCGGATTGAGTCGAATGATGTATTGATCCACATGGAAGCAACGATGGCAAAGAAAACCGCCCTGGGAAAAGGAAAAGGCAAACTCCCCTTCGACGGCGCCGCACGATGCGCATTGATGCAAAACCGGCCTTACGCCTGCGTAGGGAAGCAGCTTCCAGTCAACAAATAATGCAATCGCCTCCGGATCGTATTCCTCATCAATGGCATATAATGCTTGCTTCAAAACTTCAAAAGCAAAAGGTTGCGGGCTCCCCTCTTCCATCAACCGGTCCACCAATTCCACGATGTAACTGGCATAAGCAGCCCTTACAATATCCGTCTGAATGTGGCGCATTGAATTGATCAGTTCCCCTTGCTGCAAAGTGCCCAAGCCGGAAGTTCTTTGAACAATAAAAATGCCGTGCATAAAAGTTTGGGAAATGGCGGCCAACCGGCTTCTCGGTTTCTTTGCTCCCCTTGCCATCACTCCGATTTTCCCCGCCTCTTTTGTCATCAAGGTGACGATTTTATTCGATTCTCCATAATCTCTCGTTTTTAATACAATGCCTTCCAATTTATGTAACATTCTTTGCACATCCCTTTTGGTCAGAGGCTGATCGAAAGCCGAAACAAAAAAATAGAAAACGGTAACAAAGAGCGTGTCTTTTATCCAACAAGACCCGCCCTTTGTCCCTTGCGATTAATATTCATCTTCCCGATATCCGAAGTCTCTCAAATACGTGATTTTATTGCGCCAGTCTTTCTGAACTTTGACCCATAATTCCAAATACACTTTTGACCCGAGGAGCATTTCGATATCTCTTCTCGCCAAAGTGCCGATTTCTTTCAATAATTTCCCGCCTTTACCGATAATGATGCCCTTCTGCGAATCCCGTTCCACCATAATCGTAGCCATGACATGGATCAGGTTTTCATTTTTTTCATCCCGGCGGATTTGATCGATGACCACCGCCACGGAATGGGGCACTTCTTCCCGCGTCAAATGCAACACTTTTTCACGGATCAGCTCGGAAATGATGAACCGTTCCGGATGATCGGTAATTTGGTCGCTTGGATAATATTGCGGCCCCTCCGGCAAATATTTTTCAATCGTTTCGAGCAACCGTTCCACATTATTCCCTTCCAATGCGGAAATTGGGATAACTTCTGCAAAATCCATTTGCTGGCGGTAGTCGTCGATGATTTTCAATAATTCATCCGGATGCACTTTGTCGATTTTGTTCACGACCAAAAACACCGGTGTATCCGTATCGCGCAACATTTCCATGATAAATTCGTCGCCTTTTCCGATCTTTTCTTCCGCATTGACCATAAACAAAATCAAATCCACTTCGCGCAATGTATTTTTAGATACTTTTACCATGAATTCGCCCAGTTTATGTTTTGGTTTATGGATCCCCGGCGTGTCGATAAAAATCATTTGGCTGTGTTCCCTTGTCAACACGCCTTGGATTTTATTGCGCGTTGTTTGAGGTTTATCTGACATTATGGCGATTTTTTGGCCAATCACATGATTTAAAAAAGTGGACTTTCCAACATTCGGTCTGCCAATGATGGAAATGAAACCTGATTTGAATGCTTTATTTTCCTGCATTTTTCATATCCTCCGATGTAAAAGAACTTGGTAATAATTGTTCCACCGTCGTTTGTTTGATATCCCCATAGATATTTGCCAAATAGACGGGCATTTCCGGCGGACAAAATTCCGCGATCACCT includes:
- a CDS encoding tRNA (adenine(22)-N(1))-methyltransferase TrmK, with amino-acid sequence MNAQNLSKRLETVASFVPKGATVADIGSDHAYLPCYLVHKGIVQKAVAGEVVDGPYQSALKKVREEGMENQITVRLADGLAAIESGDGVDTITIAGMGGSLIVSILEKNPEKLESIQRLILQPNIHAKLIRQWALAHQWKIIDEAIVEEDEKIYEILVLERGPMELTEAEILMGKELIREKSDVFVKKWTNEVQHMKKVLQSLEKADQTPEILAKREELLHHVALVEEVLKP
- a CDS encoding cytochrome c, which produces MKNNPIVPYILIMALGIALIFFLSLDGVGKQNENAEEGTTTEDNASADDGAALVQTCIGCHGQDLKGGMGPQIAGLDADRIVDVLENGIEGTPMTPGMKTGDEAKKIAEYISSLE
- the rpoD gene encoding RNA polymerase sigma factor RpoD, which encodes MADNLSERSREILEKNLEEAKKFLREKAKNDGISMEEISKKLEPFELEPEEIFHFAEELESQYDIRVEGKEEFEEEAIAKQEELEEEFDLNDLSVPPGVKINDPVRMYLKEIGRVDLLTAEEETELAKRIEQGDEEARKRLAEANLRLVVSIAKRYVGRGMLFLDLIQEGNMGLIKAVEKFDHRKGFKFSTYATWWIRQAITRAIADQARTIRIPVHMVETINKLVRVQRQLLQDLGREPTPEEIAEEMDLTPEKVREILKIAQEPVSLETPIGEEDDSHLGDFIEDHDAQSPADHAAYELLKEQLEDVLDTLTDREENVLRLRFGLDDGRTRTLEEVGKVFGVTRERIRQIEAKALRKLRHPSRSKRLKDFLE
- the dnaG gene encoding DNA primase — translated: MVNKIPEELIEKIRTESDIVDVISEYIQLTKRGRNWFGLCPFHNENTPSFSVSEDKQIFHCFGCGAGGNVITFVMDIENVSFPEAVSKLGERIGIHIDIQNQSMDNRIHRYSKKEENMLNAHQFVAEYYHHLLLNTEDGEKALNYLFKRGFTREDIESNGIGYALPNWDSVAVLLQRKGFSPDEMVECGLIIQRENDHTYFDRFRDRIMFPIRNEFGKVIGFSGRILEPKESEAKYLNSPESPIFRKSEVLFNLDKARASIRKKRQAILMEGFMDVLAANKAGIDNAVATMGTSLTKEHITRLKRLVRNVVICYDGDHAGWEAAKRASELLYNEQMEVEVVVLPDKLDPDEYIRKFGPESFVQMIERPHAYMSFMMMYARRNKNFQFENDVLQYIQEVLEQLVGRTSPVERDLYIKELAKETKVSEEAIYAQFRKLDADFAKNYKRAEQKNTIINGPIQPKNLNATERAERLLLSHMLFDMEVVNNILRSEEPQPFVHDEYIAAFVRLIGFYEEYGASDYQRFLEMLDDPELRRIVMEAALIERDPEFKEAEIQDSLKQLKKHRLKLEIEKLMHDSQEAERMHEHKKALELLQRIIELKRTLSAI
- a CDS encoding pyruvate, water dikinase regulatory protein, yielding MKNLKIFVVSDSVGETGEQVVKAAATQFRPNFDGVIIRRFPHISSDDHIRNIVEIAVMQNAIIAFTLVEKQKRQLMLELCRQLNIDCIDLLGPIIELFGKRLQESPREEPGLVHKLDEDYFQKVEAIEFAVKYDDGRDPRGILLSDVVLIGISRTSKTPLSQYLAHKRYKVANVPIVPEVEPPEELFQVDPRKCFGLVISPEKLNVIRKQRLIALGLSDDAMYARKDRIEKEIAYFYKVVEKLGCEVIDVTNKAVEETANDIIERLERLKNK
- a CDS encoding helix-turn-helix transcriptional regulator, producing the protein MSPIELNQRQDKILQIVKEKGPITGEKIAEQLNLTRATLRPDLAILTMAGFLDARPRVGYIYSGKKTLASVTESMMNLKVKDFQSMPVVVSENMTAYDAICQMFLEDVGTLFVVDEKSRLQGVLSRKDLLRTSIGTQAITKIPVHIIMTRMPNIVYCHKNDSLVHAAKKLIDRQVDSLPVVEEREDGLEIVGRLTKTNITKAFISLAETNDL
- a CDS encoding glycine--tRNA ligase; translated protein: MAVQSMETIVSLAKHRGFVFPGSEIYGGLANTWDYGPLGVELKNNIKKAWWQKFVQESPYNVGLDAAILMNPRTWEASGHVGNFNDPMIDCKQCKARHRADKLIEAAALEKGDEIVVDGLSFDKMEEIMKQYDVHCPDCGAQDFTEIRQFNLMFKTFQGVTESSANEIYLRPETAQGIFVNFKNVQRSMRKKIPFGIAQIGKSFRNEITPGNFTFRTREFEQMELEFFCKPGEDLEWQNYWKEFCKNWLLSLGMTEANIRLRDHSKEELSHYSAATTDIEYKFPFGWGELWGIADRTDYDLKQHMQYSGEDFTYVDPVTNERYVPYCIEPSVGADRVTLAFLCDAYDEEELEDGDKRTVLRFHPVIAPFKAAVLPLSKKLSEEATEVWNELRKYFPVDYDESQSIGKRYRRQDEIGTPFCITYDFDSKEDGQVTVRHRDTMEQVRIPIAEVKAYIEKYLQF
- the recO gene encoding DNA repair protein RecO; protein product: MLHKLEGIVLKTRDYGESNKIVTLMTKEAGKIGVMARGAKKPRSRLAAISQTFMHGIFIVQRTSGLGTLQQGELINSMRHIQTDIVRAAYASYIVELVDRLMEEGSPQPFAFEVLKQALYAIDEEYDPEAIALFVDWKLLPYAGVRPVLHQCASCGAVEGEFAFSFSQGGFLCHRCFHVDQYIIRLNPTQVKLIRMFANVPIEKIGKLELKRETKRFIKMIVTTIYEEQTGMRLKSRSFIDQLEKSESLLSLQKNDEHEKGVES
- the era gene encoding GTPase Era gives rise to the protein MQENKAFKSGFISIIGRPNVGKSTFLNHVIGQKIAIMSDKPQTTRNKIQGVLTREHSQMIFIDTPGIHKPKHKLGEFMVKVSKNTLREVDLILFMVNAEEKIGKGDEFIMEMLRDTDTPVFLVVNKIDKVHPDELLKIIDDYRQQMDFAEVIPISALEGNNVERLLETIEKYLPEGPQYYPSDQITDHPERFIISELIREKVLHLTREEVPHSVAVVIDQIRRDEKNENLIHVMATIMVERDSQKGIIIGKGGKLLKEIGTLARRDIEMLLGSKVYLELWVKVQKDWRNKITYLRDFGYREDEY